The window GGGGCGAGGTGGTCGACCGCGGGCCGGAAGCCGGTGGCCCACAGGATGACGTCGGCGTCGACGTGCCGACCGTCCTTCCAGTCCACCCCGGTCGGCGTGATCCGGTCGAACATCGGCTGCCGGTCGAGCACCCCGTCCTCGATGCCCCGCCGGATCGCGTCGTTGAGCGGCAGCCCGGTGACCGAGACGACGCTCCTGGGCGGCAACCCCTGCCGCACCCGCTCCTCGACGAGTGCGACCGCCGCCCGGCCCGCGTCCTCGTCGAAGGGCCCCTCACGGAAGACGGGCGGGCGCCGCGTCACCCAAGTGGTGGACGCGGCGTACGCGGCGATCTCCAGCAGATGCTGCGTGCCCGAAGCACCGCCGCCCACCACCACGACCCGCTGCCCGGCGAACTCCTCGGGCCCGGGATACCGCGCGGTGTGCACCTGCCGTCCCCGGAAGGTCTCCTGCCCGGGGTAGCGCGGCCAGAACGGCCGGTCCCAGGTGCCGGTCGCGTTGATCAGCGCCCGCGTCGACCACACGCCGTCCGAAGTCTCCACGAGCAGCCGCCCGCCGGAACCCTCGCGCACCGCCCGTACGTCGACGGGCCGCCGCACCCGCAGCTCGAAGGCCTGCTCGTAGCGGTCGAAGTAATCGCTGATCACCTCTGCGGACGGCCGCTCCGGGTCCGCACCGGTGAGCTCCATCCCCGGCAGCGCGTGCATGCCGTGCACCTTGCCGTACGTCAGCGACGGCCAGCGGAACTGCCAGGCGCCGCCGGGCCCGGGGGAGTGGTCCAGCACGACGAAGTCGCGGTCCGGCTCGTAACCGGCCCGCCGCAGGTGAAAGGCGCCGGCCAGACCGGCCTGACCTGCGCCTATGACGACCACCTCGACCTCGCGCGTGTTGTTCACGATTTCTACCAACCGTGCGGGAGGCGTGGATCTTCCCGCACGGTCAGGTCGGGGTCGGGTCAGGTCATGAGCCTTCCGAGGGCCGCGGAGCGGTGGTCGACGGCGGCAGGTCGCCGTTGAACCGGGTGTCGGTGAAGTCGGCGAAGTCGACCTTGCGCGGGATGAGCTTCAGCGCCGTGAACGTGTCGGCGATCTCCTGCTCGGAGGCGATCAGCGGCTTGTCGACGGCGACCTCGACCCGGGTGGTGTAGGTGCGCTTCACCGCCGCCAGTGCCACGTCCTCGGGGAGCCCGGTGTCCTTCGCCCAGACCTTCGCCCACTCCTCCTCGTGGTCGTACACCCAGGTGTAGGCGCGCCGCAGCCGCTCCAGGTAGTCCTTGACGGCGGCGGCCTTCTTCTTGTCCTTCAGCGCCTCCGGTGCCGCGACCTGGAAGGTGAGCCCGTTGGTCACACCGTCGCCGTCGGACAGGACACGTCCCTGCTTGGCCTTGAGCACCTGCGAGGTGTACGGGTCCCACACCGCCCACGCGTCGACCTTGCCGGCGGTGAACGCGGCGAGCGCGTCGGCCGGCTGGAGGTACTTGACCTTGACGTCGCTCAGCTTCAGCCCGACCTTCTTCAGGTTCGCGACGAGCTGGAAGTGCGCGGAGGATCCCTGGGCGACGGCGACCGACTTGCCCTTGAGCTGCGCGGGGCTCTTCAGGGACGAGTCGTTCGGGACGAGGATGGTGTCGCCCTTGGAGGTGCCGTGCCACGCGGCCACGACCTTGATCTTCGAACCCGCCCCGGCAGCGAAGACCGGCGGGGTGTTGCCGACACCGCCGATGTCGACGGCCTTGGCGTTGACGGCCTCCAGCAGGGGCGGGCCGGAGGTGAACGTCGACCACTTGATCTTGTAGTCGAGGTTCTTCAGCTCCCCGGCGGCCCGCAGGATGGCCTCCGAACCGCCCTTCTGGTCACCGACGTTGATCGTGACGTCGCCCTGGCCGTCGGTGCCGCCGTCCGACGTGCCGGCGGCCGAGTTCCCGCCGCAGGCGGAGAGCAGAAGGGCGAGGGGGAGAAGCAGGGCGGCGGGGACGAGGCGTCGTCGCATGGCGGTTCCGTTCGTGTGGGTCGTACGGGTTGTACGGGTCGTGCGTGAGGGGTTGGCGCAGGTCAGGCGGCTTCGGCCGTACGGTTCGTACGGTGCGGTGCGCGAGGCGGGTCAGGCGGCCTCGGCTGCCGTCGCCTCGACGCCCAGGCGTTCGAGGAGTCCGGCGCGCAGCGCGGCGAAGCGCGGGTCGGCGATGTCGCGGGGACGGTCGAGGTCGATGCGCTGCTCGTGGGCGATGACGCCGTTGTCCATCACCAGGACGCGGTCGGCGAGCAGCACGGCCTCCTCCACGTCATGGGTGACGAGGAGCACCGCGCACCCCCGGCGCTGCCACAACTCGCCCACCAGCCGCTGGGCCTTGATGCGGGTGAGCGCGTCGAGCGCCCCGAACGGCTCGTCGAGCAGCAGCAGATCGGGCTCGCGCACCAACGCCCGTGCCAGGGAGGCGCGTTGGGCCTCGCCGCCGGAGAGGGTCTTGGGCCAGGCGTCCGAGCGGTGGCCGAGGCCGACCTCGTCGAGGGCCTGCTCGGCGACGGCCCGCTCGGGCTTGCCCGGCAGGCCGAGCAGGACGTTGCGCCACACCTTCTTCCACGGCATCAGCCGCGGTGCCTGGAAGGCGACGGCCTTGCGGCGCGGCACCAGGACGCTGCCCTCGATGTCGCGGTCGAGCCCGGCGAGGATGCGCAGCAGCGTCGACTTGCCGCAGCCGCTGCGGCCGAGGAGGGCCACGAACTCGCCCGGCTCGACGTCCAGTCGCAGGTCGTCGATGACGGCACGGCCGTCGAAGGAGCGGGTGAGCCCGTCGACATGGACGGCCTGGGGGGTCACCGGCCGGTGAACGTCGGTCGCCATTGCAGCAGCACCTTTTCGAGAGAGCGGACGATGAAGTCGGCGAGCAGGCCGAGGAAGGCGTAGACGACCAGGCAGACCACGATCACGTCGGTCCGCAGGAAGTCCCGCGCCTGCACCATGAGGAACCCGATGCCGGAATCGGCGTTGACCTGCTCGGCGAAGACCAGCGCGAGCCAGGCGATGCCGAGCGAGTAGCGCAGACCGGTCATCGCGCTCGGCAGCGCACCGGGCAGCACGACATGCCGTACGAGGCCCCACCGCGACAGTCCGAGGGACTCCCCGGCCTCGATCAACTGGGAGTCCACGCCCCGGATCCCGGCGTAGACGTTGAGGTAGAGCGGGAAGGTCACGCCGAGCGTGATGATGGCGACCTTGGGGGCCTCACCGATGCCGAACCAGATGATGAACAGCGGTATGAGCCCCACGAACGGCACGGTCCGCAGCATCTGCAAAGGCGCGTCCACCAGGTCCTCGCCGATCCTGAACAGGCCCGACAGCAGGGCGAGTCCGGTGCCGACGACCAGGCCGAACAGCAGCCCGGCCGCGACCCGCTGGAGCGAGGTGCCCATGGCCGCGGGCAGCGAACCATCGGCGACCATGTCCCCGGCGACCTGGGCGATCCGGCCGGGCGAGGCGAGCACATCCGGCGGCAACGCGCCCGCGCCGCTGAGGAGTTGCCACAACACCAGCAGAAGGACCGGGCCGGTGGTGCGGCGCAGCCAGCGGGGGACGCGGGTGCGACGGGAGGAGGCGGGTGTGATGGGCTGGAGGTCGAGATCAGAGGCTGATTTAGCCGGAATATCGGGTGCCGATGACCTCGGCGGGGCATGACTGATGCTCATGAAGGGGCTCCACAGGGGGAGAGCGGGGGCCGATGGAGGCAGGCCTCGTCATCGCCGCGCCCGCGGGATCAGGGGCGACCGGCGGACAGGCGCCACGAAGGCGAGGCGAGCTGAGGGGGATGCAGAGAGGAGAGAAAAGGGCGTCAGCAGCCGCGGCGACACGCGGCGGAGGCCACCCGCAGCAGGTCGATGTGACCGCGCGTGGTGAGCAGGGCTGAACGCAACATGCGGCTGAACCTAGCCAGGTGGCATGCGCACGGTCAACGGCGTCTCGTCCAGTGGACGCCGGTATCGCCACTCGGTCCGACGTGACCCGGTGAACCGCCGCGGGTACGTCAGGATGGGAGACATGTCAGATGTCTTCACCACCCGAGTCCTGAACATCACCTCCGGCTCCACGGAGAAGGTCGTCGACATCACCGGCGACTGCGAGTCCTTCCTGCGCGAGTCGGCCGCCGGCCGCGACGGCCTCCTCAACGTCTTCGTCCCCCACGCGACAGCCGGCATCGCCGTTCTCGAGACCGGCGCCGGCAGCGACGACGACCTCCTGGCCGCACTGCACACGCTGCTCCCCGCAGACGACCGCTGGCAGCACCGCCACGGCAGCCCCGGCCACGGCCGCGACCACGTCCTACCCGCCCTCGTCCCACCCCACGCGACCCTGCCGGTGCTGAACGGGCGGCTGGAGCTCGGGACGTGGCAGTCGGTGTGTCTGGTGGACACGAACATCTCTAATCCCAACCGTCAGGTGCGGTTGAGTTTCCTGGGATGACCTAGGACGACCAAGATCGTCCTGGGTGCGGCCGCCGATTCTCCTTACGCTCTGGCGTCGAAACGGGAGAAAGATGCGCGGTACCACCACGGACGAGGTCGAGCGGCCGTACGACGGCTGCGGAAAGTGCCTGCTCGGAGTACGTCGACTGTCGCGTGTGCAGGCGGCGGCAACCTCGCCGGAGCGGTAGCGGGAGGATGTGCTGGCGGCCGCCGCGGCCATCGGCGGGCACATCATTGCCTGGGCCGATGACTGAGAGGTTTCCGGCGCCACCGCAGGATTGGTGTCACACGCCTGCGGGCCTGGGTCAGGTGGAGACAGGAGTGCGGGACAGGGCGTCTGTCCTTCAACTGCTCGACACTCCCGGCGCGGTGGCTGAACTGCGCGAGGTCCACAAGAGGAGTCGAGAGGGCACCGGCTCGAGTTCCCCGCGCGCGGTGTGAGCACAGTCACTACGGCGAAGGGTGGCGCGGCGTTCTCGGGTGGACAGCGGACAGGCGTCGCGGTTCGCCGCGGCACAGGGGGCATCAGGACCGAAGGCATCGCCCCGCCAGGCCGTGTGCCGCTGCCGCTGCCGCTGCGTCGGCCCGCGCCGGCAACTGGCGCGTGGCCGGCGCTGTATCACCACAGTCAAGGTTCTGGACGACGGCGGGCGCCATCGAGCCAAGCCAGTCGGCGAGTTCCGTCCTGAGATGTGACGGGCATCACAACGGCTGGAATGAGTGGGAGACCAGGGGCATTTCCGTACTCTCTCGTGACGCGTGAGGCATGGACTGCGAGGATGTGGCGCGATGACTGCCGGGAGGTGTTCTCGTACGCTCAGGGCCGCCGTGTTCGCGGCTGTCTGTGTGCTGCTCACCTCCCTGGGGCACGTCATGATGTCGGGGACCGCGGTGCCCTGGTGGGCCATGGCGGCGGGAGCGGTGGTGACCGGCGGCGCGGCCTGGTGGTGGGGCGGCTGGGAGCGCGGGCCGGTTCTGGTCGGCTCCGCCACGGTCGTCGCGCAGGCCGTACTCCACGCGCTGTTCTCGCTCGCCCAGGCCGTGGTTCAGCCGGAATCGGCCGGAAGCGGGTCGCTCGTCCAGCTGTGGATGAACCATCTGCAGGGCGCTTCGCACTCGGGGCCGGGCGCGGAAAGCGACTCCATGGCGACCTCCATGGACTCCTTGGGTCACATGATGGGCGCCACCCACGCCACGCACTCCATGGCGACGACGGACGGCATGGACCATGAGGGGATCGCGCACTCGCTCCACCAGGGTATGAGCGGAATGTCCTCGACCGGCATGCTCGCCGCCCACCTGCTGGCCGCGTTGGTGTGCGGTCTGTGGCTCGCCCACGGTGAGCGCGCCGCGTTCCGCATTGTGCGGGCGCTGGCGGGGTGGCTGACCGCGCCGCTCCGTCTGCTCCTCCGCATGCCCGTACCGCCGCACCGTCCCCAGGCCCGTGCCCGCCGGGACCGTTCCGACCGAGCGCCGCACGGCTTCCTCCTCACCTATGCGATCACTTCTCGGGGACCGCCCCTCGGGACCGCTGCCGTCGTCTGACGACAGCCGGTTTCCCCGGGGCCGTTTCCGGAGGCGACGACCTGTCGGCTCCACGCCTCGGGTATCGGCCGCGCATTCCCGTGCCCGGCCGCCCGTACCCGCATCGGTTCGTACCGTGCCGCCCGCTGTCCGCGTGCGCCGGCTCGGACAGCCGTATCCGGATTCCCGAGAAGGACACACATCAGGTGATCACTCCTGCCATGAACTCCTCGCGCGAAGAAGCGAACGAACAGCCGAGTGAAGTGTCGCGCGACGCGTCGACCACAGCCTGGGCCCTCTCAGCCCGCAGCGGTGACCCCGAGGCCGTCGAGCGGTTCGTCCGCGCCCTGCACCGAGACGTCCACCGCTACGTGACGACCCTCGGCGGTGACCACCAGAACGCCGACGACCTGACCCAGGACACGTTCCTGCGGGCGCTGGGCAGCCTGCACCGGTTCGAAGGCCGCTCCTCGGCCCGTACCTGGCTCCTGGCCATCGCCCGCCGCGCGGTGATCGACAGCATCCGCTACAACACGTCCCGCCCACGCCTGTCCGACACGGACGACTGGCAGTCGGCCGCCGAACGCGCTCAGCCGCGCGGTCTGCCCGGATTCGACGACGGCATAGCTCTCCTCGAACTGCTGGACACGCTTCCCGACGATCGCCGTGAGGCGTTCGTCCTCACCCAACTGGTGGGCCTTCCCTGCGCGGACGCAGCCGACGCCAGCGACTGCCCCATCGGCACGGTGCGTTCACGGGTCGCCCGCGCCCGCACCTCGCTGATCGAGTCGCTCGACGACGCCGAGTGCCGCACACCGGTGGCTGTCGCGGCCTGAGCCCCAGGACGAACGCCGAACTGCCCATCGCGTCCGAGCCAGGCGACCGCCCTGCCTCCCGCCATACCCTCCCCGCCATCCATTCAGAGGAGTTCCCCGTGTATCGCCCTGCCTTGGTCCGCATCCTGCGCCGCTCCGGCGCGCTCACGGCAATCACGCTCGCACTCGTTTTCGCCACCGGGGGGCCGGCCGCGGCCCACGCGGAGGTTGAGGCTGAGGGCGCCCGGGCCCTCGACCAGAACGTCGAACTGACCTTCTCCGCGGAATCGGAGTCCGCCTCCGCCGGCATCACCAAGGTGGAGGTGATCCTGCCGAAGGGCATCGTCCCCGCCGACATCACCTACGGGGAGGGCCCGGACGGCTGGAAGTTCGCCCCCACCGGCCGTGGCTGGACGGTCTCCGGCGAGAAGCTTCCGGTGGGGGAGGACGTCGAATACGTCGTCACCGTAAGGCAGTTGCCCGACGTCACGTCGTTGGTGTTCAAGACCCTCCAGTCCTACAGCGACGGCAGGGTGGACCGCTGGATCCAGTTGGAAGAGCAGTCCGAGGGGGACGGCCACGGTCACGGGCACCCCGCGCCCCGACTGGACCTGAAGGCCGCAGCTGCCGGCGCGAAGCCGGTGAGTCCCACGCCCAGTCCTTCGGAGGAACCCACGACCGCCGCCCCCTCGGCAGAGCCGGACACCGAGACGCCTTCGGCGGAGCCGGCGGCGGACAGTACCGACGGAAACGACGGCATGTCCGCCGCCGTCCCTCTGGGCATCGGCGCAGGCGTCCTCGTACTCGGCGGCGGCGTCTGGTGGTTCAGGAGCCGTCGCGGCGGAACCGCCTGAGACTCAGGGGCTGGGGGCGTCGCTCCGAAGTCAGGGAGTGAAGTCTCCAGCCTGACGGGCCAGTTGCCGTGGTGGGTGATGTCGGTGCCTGTGGATGCCGAGTGCGGGTCGCACTGGATGCCGAGGACCCAGGCTGAGGGCGGTGAGGGAGACGGGCTCCTGTGATCGGACTTCCGATGTCCGGGCCGACGCGGACAAGGCCGGGTGCCGTTGGGGTCGTGGTCTGTGGGGCGCCAGTTGGCCACTTTGCGCATCACGATTGGCCGGAGGGCAGCAATCTCCCCGCGTCTCACGTCACGCGGCGGGCAGACCCCATGCTCGGCCGAGCGCACGGGGCAGCAGCCGCGGCCGGCCATTGGAACGTGCGCTCCCCGGCGCTGCCCTCGACCAACGTCACCCGGTAGGCGAGCCGGTCATCCAGAGCCTCCAACTGGATCATGCTCGGTCCCTCGTACCGCAGCACACCCGGACCCGGCTCTCCCCGGTAGTGCACGACATCGGACCCGGTGCCGTTGATCTCGTCGTGGAAGCGGGGAACTTCTCGCAGCGGTGTGCCGGGGTCGCCGTCCACGTCTCCCGGCCGCCAGCGGCAAATACCCGGAAGGCGACCGCCTTCATCGCCTCCGGCAGCGGAATCCGGGAGATGACAGGGTTACCGTCGCCTGACAGCCCGTAGAGCAGTGAGGAACGTCGCCCCTTCTTGTCCTCGAAACGCAGGTTGGCCCGTGCCCGCACATTCGTCGAGCAGACCATGAGGGCTGGCCGATACGAGGGCACTGCCGACTGATGCGTCTGCGCGCCGCTGCTCCCTTTCGCGCTGACCTGCGGCTGGGGGGCACCGGCGTCGTCCTCGGGACCTTGGCCGTAAGCGGCGTTCGGTTGAGTGCCACGGAGCGGACGGAGGCGCTGGAGGGGGCCAGCAGCATCGGGGTGAAGGTTCCGTCCTCAGCGTCGTGAGTGAGGGCCCTGTGCCGTAGCCGATGGATTGTCCATCCGTCCAGGTCCTCGATGCCGTCGGGTGAGGCGAGGGGGTGCCCCTACGTCTTTGGGGCAAGACATCTCAGGCGATCGACAAGTTGAGTCGTCTGCCTGAACCGCGTGAGGGAAAGCGGGGGTGCGCCTCATCGGTCTGCGTACGTCAACATGGTCTGCCGGGCGGAAAGGTGGCGGCCGGATGGGGCGATCGATGGGTGAGGGTGGGGTCCGTGGATCAGAGCGAAGACAGGATCTTGGCTGATGAGCTCGCTGCTCTTGGCGCGGTGGGCGGGGGTAGTGGTCTCTTGGTCCGGGTGGTGGCCAAGCTGATGAGGAAAGACGTCCATGAGATCGACCTGCTTGTTCCCTTGCCGTTCGACGACGCGGTGGAGCGCGTCTCCGGTGTGCTCAACGGGGCGGGCCGCGCAGTCGAGACCCTGTCAGTTGGCTCTGGCGAGGACGAGACGATCCGCGTTGTCGCCAGAGGCGGTGTCGGCGGTCTGAATCCCGTTGTGGTGACCGCGCGAGTGCTCAAGGCCAATGAGGCCAGCTCGGAAGTCTGGCTTCGTGCAGCTGCCAAAGAGGGGCTGATCAGACAGCGAGCTGGAC of the Streptomyces koelreuteriae genome contains:
- a CDS encoding NAD(P)-binding domain-containing protein yields the protein MNNTREVEVVVIGAGQAGLAGAFHLRRAGYEPDRDFVVLDHSPGPGGAWQFRWPSLTYGKVHGMHALPGMELTGADPERPSAEVISDYFDRYEQAFELRVRRPVDVRAVREGSGGRLLVETSDGVWSTRALINATGTWDRPFWPRYPGQETFRGRQVHTARYPGPEEFAGQRVVVVGGGASGTQHLLEIAAYAASTTWVTRRPPVFREGPFDEDAGRAAVALVEERVRQGLPPRSVVSVTGLPLNDAIRRGIEDGVLDRQPMFDRITPTGVDWKDGRHVDADVILWATGFRPAVDHLAPLRLREPGGGIRIEGTRAATDPRIHLVGYGPSASTIGANRAGRAAVRDIRRLLTQEPVAA
- a CDS encoding ABC transporter substrate-binding protein, translated to MRRRLVPAALLLPLALLLSACGGNSAAGTSDGGTDGQGDVTINVGDQKGGSEAILRAAGELKNLDYKIKWSTFTSGPPLLEAVNAKAVDIGGVGNTPPVFAAGAGSKIKVVAAWHGTSKGDTILVPNDSSLKSPAQLKGKSVAVAQGSSAHFQLVANLKKVGLKLSDVKVKYLQPADALAAFTAGKVDAWAVWDPYTSQVLKAKQGRVLSDGDGVTNGLTFQVAAPEALKDKKKAAAVKDYLERLRRAYTWVYDHEEEWAKVWAKDTGLPEDVALAAVKRTYTTRVEVAVDKPLIASEQEIADTFTALKLIPRKVDFADFTDTRFNGDLPPSTTAPRPSEGS
- a CDS encoding ABC transporter ATP-binding protein — its product is MATDVHRPVTPQAVHVDGLTRSFDGRAVIDDLRLDVEPGEFVALLGRSGCGKSTLLRILAGLDRDIEGSVLVPRRKAVAFQAPRLMPWKKVWRNVLLGLPGKPERAVAEQALDEVGLGHRSDAWPKTLSGGEAQRASLARALVREPDLLLLDEPFGALDALTRIKAQRLVGELWQRRGCAVLLVTHDVEEAVLLADRVLVMDNGVIAHEQRIDLDRPRDIADPRFAALRAGLLERLGVEATAAEAA
- a CDS encoding ABC transporter permease; amino-acid sequence: MSISHAPPRSSAPDIPAKSASDLDLQPITPASSRRTRVPRWLRRTTGPVLLLVLWQLLSGAGALPPDVLASPGRIAQVAGDMVADGSLPAAMGTSLQRVAAGLLFGLVVGTGLALLSGLFRIGEDLVDAPLQMLRTVPFVGLIPLFIIWFGIGEAPKVAIITLGVTFPLYLNVYAGIRGVDSQLIEAGESLGLSRWGLVRHVVLPGALPSAMTGLRYSLGIAWLALVFAEQVNADSGIGFLMVQARDFLRTDVIVVCLVVYAFLGLLADFIVRSLEKVLLQWRPTFTGR
- a CDS encoding putative leader peptide; amino-acid sequence: MLRSALLTTRGHIDLLRVASAACRRGC
- a CDS encoding secondary thiamine-phosphate synthase enzyme YjbQ, translating into MSDVFTTRVLNITSGSTEKVVDITGDCESFLRESAAGRDGLLNVFVPHATAGIAVLETGAGSDDDLLAALHTLLPADDRWQHRHGSPGHGRDHVLPALVPPHATLPVLNGRLELGTWQSVCLVDTNISNPNRQVRLSFLG
- a CDS encoding sigma-70 family RNA polymerase sigma factor, with translation MITPAMNSSREEANEQPSEVSRDASTTAWALSARSGDPEAVERFVRALHRDVHRYVTTLGGDHQNADDLTQDTFLRALGSLHRFEGRSSARTWLLAIARRAVIDSIRYNTSRPRLSDTDDWQSAAERAQPRGLPGFDDGIALLELLDTLPDDRREAFVLTQLVGLPCADAADASDCPIGTVRSRVARARTSLIESLDDAECRTPVAVAA
- a CDS encoding DUF1775 domain-containing protein, which produces MYRPALVRILRRSGALTAITLALVFATGGPAAAHAEVEAEGARALDQNVELTFSAESESASAGITKVEVILPKGIVPADITYGEGPDGWKFAPTGRGWTVSGEKLPVGEDVEYVVTVRQLPDVTSLVFKTLQSYSDGRVDRWIQLEEQSEGDGHGHGHPAPRLDLKAAAAGAKPVSPTPSPSEEPTTAAPSAEPDTETPSAEPAADSTDGNDGMSAAVPLGIGAGVLVLGGGVWWFRSRRGGTA